From Caldicellulosiruptor hydrothermalis 108, a single genomic window includes:
- the ftsZ gene encoding cell division protein FtsZ: MISFDTEKMTVAQLKVIGVGGAGNNAVNRMIDVGVSGVEFIAVNTDKQALQRSKAHYKIQIGEKITKGLGAGADPEIGRKAAEESKEDIAQVLKGADMVFITAGMGGGTGTGASPVVAEIAKELGILTVAVVTRPFKSEGAKRRINAEKGIEELKKIVDTIIIVPNDRLFMLSTNKSLKISDAFRMADDVLRQGVQGISDIILNAGLINVDFADVKAIMMNKGYAHMGIGKAKGDEKVLKALEQAINSPLLETSIKGAKGVLVNYTGNPEELLLDEIERANELISSEADENVNFIMGIVFNEEMKDEVQVTVIATGFDTTNEQQPSAQPNKATLPKSGSLQNLFQDDDIFEIPIFLKNKK, translated from the coding sequence ATGATTAGTTTTGACACAGAAAAGATGACTGTTGCGCAATTAAAGGTTATTGGTGTTGGCGGTGCGGGAAACAATGCAGTCAATAGAATGATTGATGTTGGAGTCTCTGGTGTAGAATTCATAGCTGTAAATACCGACAAGCAGGCTCTTCAGCGTTCAAAAGCGCATTATAAGATTCAGATAGGTGAGAAGATTACAAAAGGACTTGGAGCTGGAGCAGACCCCGAGATTGGAAGAAAAGCTGCAGAGGAGAGTAAAGAGGATATAGCACAGGTTTTAAAAGGTGCAGATATGGTATTTATCACAGCAGGAATGGGCGGCGGTACAGGTACGGGTGCTTCACCTGTTGTTGCTGAGATAGCAAAAGAGCTGGGGATATTAACTGTTGCTGTTGTTACAAGACCGTTTAAAAGTGAGGGTGCAAAACGAAGAATTAACGCAGAAAAAGGAATAGAAGAGCTGAAAAAGATTGTTGACACAATAATTATTGTGCCAAACGACAGACTTTTCATGCTTTCGACAAATAAAAGTCTCAAAATCTCCGACGCGTTCAGAATGGCTGACGATGTGCTAAGACAGGGTGTTCAGGGAATTTCTGATATTATCTTGAATGCTGGGCTTATAAATGTCGACTTTGCAGATGTGAAAGCTATCATGATGAACAAGGGATATGCGCACATGGGAATAGGCAAGGCAAAAGGTGATGAGAAAGTACTCAAAGCTTTAGAGCAGGCAATCAACAGCCCGCTTCTTGAGACTTCAATAAAAGGTGCGAAAGGCGTTCTTGTAAACTATACAGGAAATCCAGAAGAGCTTCTGCTTGACGAAATTGAAAGAGCAAACGAGCTTATTTCTTCCGAAGCTGATGAGAATGTCAACTTTATAATGGGTATTGTGTTCAATGAAGAGATGAAAGACGAGGTGCAGGTCACTGTCATTGCAACAGGCTTTGACACAACAAATGAACAGCAGCCATCTGCCCAGCCAAACAAAGCTACATTGCCAAAGAGCGGTAGCCTGCAGAATCTGTTCCAGGACGACGATATATTTGAGATTCCAATATTTTTGAAAAACAAAAAATAA
- a CDS encoding small basic family protein gives MIVLIIALLVGILIGLFIPISIPQDYSSYVAVGLLAALDSIFGALKSNLKGDFKIDIFISGFVGNTLIAMLLAYMGDMLGIPLYQAAVVAFGVRIFQNFGEMRRSILIKNKSFSKEEKNQ, from the coding sequence ATGATAGTTCTTATAATTGCTCTTTTGGTTGGAATATTGATAGGGCTTTTTATCCCAATAAGTATACCGCAAGATTATTCATCCTATGTGGCGGTTGGTCTTCTTGCAGCACTTGATTCCATATTTGGTGCTCTGAAGTCCAATCTAAAAGGTGATTTTAAGATTGACATATTTATTTCAGGGTTTGTGGGTAACACCCTCATAGCCATGCTTCTTGCTTACATGGGCGACATGCTTGGTATTCCGCTGTACCAGGCAGCGGTTGTGGCTTTTGGTGTTAGGATTTTTCAAAATTTTGGGGAGATGCGAAGAAGTATCTTGATAAAAAACAAGAGTTTTTCTAAGGAGGAGAAAAACCAATGA
- the murG gene encoding undecaprenyldiphospho-muramoylpentapeptide beta-N-acetylglucosaminyltransferase, translating to MTQRNKTLILSGGGTGGHIYPAISVADCLRKTDSHLNIIFVGTREGLEAKIVPEAGYSIEFIEVKGLKRQLKVENITVATKFLKGFWQARKILKRYNPACVFVTGGYVSLPVAFAAKSFGIRIILHEQNAFPGLANRIISRFCDKVLISFEESKRYFKRSKDVILTGNPIRLEILNYNQSQAKREIGADSKTTVLIVGGSRGAENLNRAAIRLAKSFEGNKDVHFILSTGEKKFDDAKSYAEQLNAGANISLYPYIKEMPKYLAAADVVISRGGAIAISEITALGKPSIIVPSPYVVNNHQEYNARALEKEGACFVVLESELEGDKLRILLEKLIYDKQLYTSMQRKSKNLGRPDATEKIARLLREYIK from the coding sequence ATGACGCAAAGAAATAAAACTTTGATATTAAGTGGTGGCGGGACAGGAGGGCATATTTACCCTGCAATTTCTGTTGCTGATTGTCTTAGGAAGACTGATAGTCACTTGAACATTATCTTTGTTGGGACAAGGGAAGGACTTGAAGCAAAGATTGTACCAGAGGCGGGATACAGTATAGAGTTCATAGAGGTAAAAGGTCTCAAAAGACAGCTAAAAGTAGAAAATATCACTGTAGCAACAAAGTTTTTAAAAGGGTTTTGGCAGGCAAGGAAGATATTGAAGCGATATAATCCAGCTTGTGTATTTGTAACAGGGGGTTATGTATCACTTCCTGTTGCGTTTGCTGCAAAGAGTTTTGGAATAAGGATTATCTTGCACGAACAGAATGCTTTCCCGGGTCTTGCCAACAGAATAATTTCAAGGTTTTGTGACAAGGTCTTGATAAGCTTTGAAGAGAGCAAAAGATATTTTAAAAGAAGCAAAGATGTCATTTTGACAGGAAATCCTATCAGGCTTGAGATTTTGAATTACAATCAAAGCCAGGCAAAACGTGAGATTGGAGCAGATAGCAAGACCACCGTTTTGATAGTAGGTGGAAGCAGAGGTGCAGAAAACCTAAACAGGGCAGCGATAAGACTTGCAAAGTCTTTTGAAGGTAACAAGGATGTACATTTTATCCTTTCGACAGGTGAGAAGAAGTTTGATGATGCAAAGAGTTATGCCGAACAGTTGAATGCGGGGGCAAACATAAGTCTGTATCCGTACATTAAGGAAATGCCAAAATATCTTGCTGCTGCTGACGTTGTTATCTCAAGAGGTGGTGCTATAGCCATCTCAGAGATAACTGCACTTGGTAAGCCAAGTATAATTGTTCCATCACCGTATGTTGTTAACAACCATCAAGAGTACAACGCAAGGGCTTTAGAAAAAGAAGGTGCATGTTTTGTCGTGCTTGAAAGTGAGCTTGAGGGTGATAAGCTCAGAATTCTTTTGGAAAAGCTTATATATGATAAACAGCTATATACTTCAATGCAGAGAAAAAGCAAAAACCTTGGAAGACCTGATGCAACCGAGAAAATAGCGAGGTTATTGAGGGAATATATCAAATAA
- a CDS encoding cell division protein FtsQ/DivIB, which produces MGRLSVKISVLLMLGVVFSLFIFNLDYFDVKNFSIHNLQRVKKNDIIKIIQQYQNQNILSVNTKELKQKLLENPEIEDVVIKRKLPDTLVIYVYEKWTVGLIKYLNSYIEIDKKGYVIRIEGDLPQNSIVFEGLKVTQAAVGKKIMVTDEVLLQKAIDVAQGLLRFNALKVFKVEELIVLLKNVSDVQLKMDKLTIKLGDGSDIDYKLRFLKSVYDKLPKNVEGIITLNSNGIATFSPNTGEDN; this is translated from the coding sequence ATGGGTAGATTGAGTGTAAAGATTAGTGTATTATTAATGTTAGGGGTTGTATTTTCTCTTTTTATTTTTAATTTGGACTACTTTGATGTGAAAAATTTCAGTATACATAATTTGCAAAGAGTTAAAAAAAATGATATTATAAAAATAATACAGCAATATCAAAACCAGAACATATTGAGTGTGAACACAAAGGAGCTCAAACAAAAGCTTTTGGAAAATCCGGAAATAGAAGATGTTGTAATAAAAAGAAAGCTGCCCGATACCCTTGTAATTTATGTGTACGAAAAATGGACAGTTGGTCTTATAAAATATTTAAATTCGTATATAGAAATCGACAAAAAAGGGTATGTAATAAGAATAGAAGGAGATTTACCACAAAATTCGATTGTGTTCGAAGGGCTTAAAGTAACTCAAGCAGCAGTTGGCAAGAAGATTATGGTCACAGATGAAGTGCTCTTGCAAAAGGCAATTGATGTAGCTCAAGGTCTTTTACGTTTTAATGCACTGAAGGTTTTTAAGGTAGAAGAGCTCATCGTACTTTTGAAAAACGTTAGCGACGTTCAACTTAAAATGGACAAGCTAACTATAAAGCTTGGAGACGGGTCAGATATAGATTACAAATTGAGATTTTTAAAAAGTGTATACGATAAGTTGCCAAAAAATGTTGAAGGTATTATCACACTAAATTCTAACGGTATTGCCACTTTTAGTCCAAATACTGGGGAGGACAATTGA
- the murA gene encoding UDP-N-acetylglucosamine 1-carboxyvinyltransferase codes for MQKLIIYGPAKLLGEIEIEGAKNAALPILTASILAQNKVIITNVPDIADVRHTIEILEYLGCKVLFENNTVVVDSSSIKRFTIPAEYAKLMRSSVLFMGALLSKFRRAELSNHPGGCEIGQRPIDLHISAFRQLGIEVFEHNNRIMCRCDKVKGSEIFLPIPSVGATENIILASIFCDGEVVIKNAAKEPEITDLCHFLNKLGAKIRGAGTHIIKIEGVKRLKSEEVVHKVIPDRIVAGTYLCAVAACGGEVVLKNVFPRHLDSILHILKNSGCKIKESKNEIWIKREERLKGGQRITTHYYPGFPTDLQAPVCSAFAVANGVTIIKETIFENRFKHVPELVKMGADIHVEKDIAVINGVEKLRGCKVFARDLRGGAALFVAGLSAHGVTEVMDADYIDRGYEKIEEKYSLLGAKILREKGE; via the coding sequence ATGCAAAAACTTATCATATATGGTCCAGCAAAGCTCCTGGGAGAGATTGAGATTGAAGGTGCAAAAAATGCAGCACTTCCCATACTGACAGCTTCTATTTTAGCCCAAAACAAAGTTATTATCACAAATGTACCTGATATTGCTGATGTGAGACATACAATAGAGATTCTTGAATATCTTGGGTGCAAGGTTTTGTTTGAAAACAATACAGTGGTGGTAGATAGTAGCTCAATTAAAAGATTTACCATTCCAGCTGAGTATGCAAAGCTTATGCGGTCAAGTGTACTTTTTATGGGAGCACTTTTGAGCAAGTTCAGAAGAGCAGAACTATCTAATCATCCAGGGGGGTGTGAGATAGGGCAAAGACCAATTGACCTTCACATCTCAGCTTTTAGACAGCTTGGGATAGAGGTATTTGAACATAATAACAGAATAATGTGCCGCTGTGACAAAGTTAAAGGCAGTGAAATTTTTTTGCCAATTCCCTCAGTTGGAGCAACAGAAAATATAATTCTTGCTTCCATATTTTGTGATGGCGAGGTAGTGATAAAAAATGCGGCAAAAGAGCCAGAGATAACTGACCTTTGTCATTTTTTAAATAAGCTTGGTGCAAAGATTAGAGGTGCAGGTACACACATAATTAAGATTGAGGGTGTGAAAAGGTTAAAGAGTGAAGAGGTAGTTCACAAGGTTATTCCTGATAGAATTGTAGCAGGGACGTACCTGTGTGCAGTTGCTGCATGTGGCGGTGAAGTGGTTTTAAAAAATGTATTTCCAAGACACTTAGATTCAATTTTGCACATACTCAAGAATAGCGGATGCAAAATTAAAGAGTCAAAGAATGAAATTTGGATAAAAAGAGAGGAAAGATTAAAAGGCGGTCAACGGATAACCACACATTATTATCCTGGTTTTCCCACAGACCTTCAGGCTCCTGTTTGCAGTGCGTTTGCAGTTGCAAACGGAGTTACAATAATCAAGGAGACCATCTTTGAAAACAGGTTCAAACACGTACCCGAACTTGTCAAAATGGGTGCTGATATACATGTTGAAAAGGATATTGCAGTGATAAACGGTGTTGAGAAGTTAAGAGGTTGTAAGGTTTTTGCACGTGATTTGAGAGGTGGTGCAGCACTTTTTGTAGCGGGGCTTTCTGCTCATGGAGTAACAGAGGTTATGGATGCAGACTACATCGACAGGGGATACGAGAAGATAGAGGAAAAATACTCTTTGCTTGGTGCAAAGATTCTGAGAGAAAAAGGTGAGTGA
- a CDS encoding DUF881 domain-containing protein: MKVKIKKPTGGQVAIAILLLVLGILISMQIKSVRQSNELKNLEKARAIELAEQINQLRKENVSLRQQIYDLEKKIKEYQDSAASISKTTELLKEELDKVKILAGLTDVEGPGIIITLDDSKIPAQPNVDPNSFLLHDSDILQVINELRAAGAEAIAINDQRVVSTTEIRCAGPTISINNTRYSAPYIIKAIGDPKILKNSLEMRGGIIDLLKEFSIEVKIEEASKVVIPRYTGSLKFNYAKIKSEGS, translated from the coding sequence ATGAAAGTAAAGATTAAAAAACCAACTGGTGGACAGGTCGCTATTGCTATTTTGTTATTAGTTTTAGGGATTTTGATATCTATGCAGATAAAGAGTGTCAGGCAGAGCAACGAGTTAAAAAACTTGGAAAAAGCAAGAGCCATTGAACTTGCTGAACAGATAAATCAGCTAAGAAAAGAAAATGTAAGCCTCCGCCAGCAGATTTATGATTTGGAGAAAAAAATCAAAGAGTATCAGGACTCAGCAGCAAGTATTAGCAAAACAACCGAGCTTTTGAAAGAAGAGCTTGACAAGGTTAAGATTTTGGCAGGGCTTACCGATGTAGAAGGACCCGGTATCATTATTACACTTGACGATAGCAAAATACCTGCCCAGCCCAATGTTGACCCGAACAGTTTTCTGCTGCATGACTCTGACATTTTGCAGGTGATAAACGAGCTTCGGGCAGCGGGAGCTGAGGCAATAGCGATAAATGACCAGAGAGTGGTTTCAACAACCGAGATAAGATGTGCAGGACCAACCATAAGTATAAACAACACAAGGTATTCTGCCCCGTACATAATAAAGGCAATCGGAGACCCTAAGATTCTTAAAAATTCTCTTGAGATGCGGGGAGGTATCATAGACCTTTTAAAGGAATTTTCTATAGAGGTTAAGATTGAAGAAGCTTCAAAAGTTGTGATTCCACGTTATACTGGAAGCTTGAAATTCAACTACGCAAAGATAAAGAGTGAAGGAAGCTGA